From the Cucumis sativus cultivar 9930 chromosome 5, Cucumber_9930_V3, whole genome shotgun sequence genome, the window GAAAATTAGAATTgcgaatttgaaaattatgttgaagttttatgaacatgtaaattttgaaaacaattttactgtactctaattttgaaatacatCATTCTAATcgatgataaaaaaaatgttgttgttgatgttgaatttcaaatttacagGATGGATGAATCcaaaaacttagaaaatatGTTACGTCAATATTTAAGTTAAGTGTATTTCGAAACTAAGTTGGGAATAATGTTATCAGTATATTTCacttgtaattaattaaataaataatactttttatcTTCTACAAGCATCTATATAATGTTAAAGGTATTCGTCTACGGGTGTCGATCCCTCATTTTGTAGTTACTTTCTCTTGTTCTTGTGAGAcgtttatttttccttttcttttgtttattttttcttgttattctCTCTCATTCAACTTCTTTTGATACTCTGTATTAAGATTAGTTATCCTTTTAGTTAAATAAGTTGTTACTTTGTTATATCGATTAAATAGCCGTTGTAACCATTTGAAAAAGCCCATAATCATTTACTTCGCTATCTAAAAGGCTCCCCTGGATAAGGCTTCCTCATTAAGCCCTTTGTTTCCTTCCAGCTCCACTTTTAGTGATGCATACTGTGCCTCATGTCTTGATACAAGAAAATTCACTGCTAGTTTTTGTGTCTTCTTAGGAGATTTCTTAATCTCTTAGGAAATCTAACAAGCAAACAACTGCATCACGCCCATCTGTTGAAGCTGAATATTGAGCGTTGGCTGCCAAAGCAAGTGAATTTACATGGATTGTTCAGTTACTAAAAGATTTACACGTATTCACATTATCTCCTCGCTGATTTTCTGTGACAACACTGCAGCCACACATATTGCTTCCAATCCTGTCTTCCACGAAAGCACAAAGCATATTGAAATAGGTTGCCACTTACCGGATAGTTAAGGAAGCAATAAAGTTGATGCTTATTCGAACACAACACCAAGTTGCTGATATATTCACTAAAGCATTACCTATCTCTTCTTTTACAACCCTACTTTCCAAGATGGGGATCATTAATATCGTAAAGCCATTTTGAGGGGAGTATTGAGATTAGTTATGCTTTTAGTTAAATCAGTTGttagtttgttatatatgttaaatagCAGATGTAACCATTTGAAAAAGCCCATGAATAAGGCGCATGAGCTTGTATATTCTTATTGGCTACATATAGCTAAAGTCATTCATTAACAAAACTAGAGCAGATTAATTTAGTGTTGAGAGCCTTAATACTCTGTTGTCAAGCACTCaaatatgttaattttcaGTCATTTGTCTTATTGGATGAATTATGCTTAATCCGTTAATGCTGCAGAACGAGGCAGGCGCCATACAGAGAGACAACAAGACAAAGAAGAACGTTCTGCGTGAGAGAAGGAAAGGAAGCGAGAGAGCAGAGAGCAGAGAGTTAAGAGCGTACTAGCCATTTCCCGAGCAAAGGAAAGGAAGCACTCAAATATGTTAATTTACCATTTCCCGAGCGTACTAGCCATTTCCCGAGAGAAGGAAAGGAAGCACTCAAATATGTTAATTTACAGAAAGCAAGAACAAAGCGATAGTTTTACATATATGCCAAAGagcaaaaagtaaataagACATGGCTTTTAAAATCGTGGCATTTGTCAATTTAATCCTGTAGACAAGTGTCAGCATCTTATTGCAAACTACACCGGTGAAGGCACAGCTACTCCAATTAATAATTCGctgttcaagaagaaaaaatcacgAAAATCTATAATTACTCGGTCACATATGGCTTTTCATATGTCCGTGTCAGATCCGGCGATCTCAAAATTCAACGGCTGAACTTCGTTCGCCCACGTGGAATTATGAATTAAtcagtttaaaaatataaccgCATGTTAAGGAAccgtttcttttctttttggtttaatCTCTCATCATCGAAATCTAAAACTTAGTAATTTCCGTTCTCTCTGTTTGaactcaaaatgaaaaatttctataattttctCAGTTCTTGCTGCCGTTGTTCTGCAGAATAAAAACCTCGGGAATTGCTTGGAAATTTTCTCtgttcttcaactttttctgCTCGTCATCCGTTCATTTCTGCTAAAAGGTTCGGTATCGACTGCCGATCAATGTTTGCCAATCATATATTTATTGCAATGGTTCCAATTATATAGGAAGGGATTTTGGTTTGTAATTTGAATGGGCTTTTGGCTCGATCACGTATAAGGTTTGACGTTGTTGCGGTAGAAttgtcttttaattttacGATTATTTTCTCAATTGAGTTTCGGAGATCTGAAACGGAAGTCTTGCCTGaggcttcttcttcttctcctttaaATTCCGGTTTTGCTTGATTGGCGATAAAAGTGTATAGCGTTGGGGGAATGTATTATAtgtcaatgtttttttttcctaggATGAACCAGGATGGGTAAATGTGAAGAATTGGATAAATTTAGTTCTTCAATGCTATGTATTGTCCATTTATTAGTTCAATAATTTAAGTGCAacttttctatattaaaaaaagtgcAACTTTTTGTTACATACGCTTCCCTGAATAATGTGAAGTTGTTTAGGCTTCGATTTCTTCTCATAAATAAGAAAGGGGCAAGGGAAAAAAACCAATGTCCTGAATTATTGACAATTCCGCTTCTATATTCTGGGTTATTTTCACAATCCGAATGTTCACAGCCCGTTTCCAAAATTATACATAGTTCCTATTTTTCACAAAAGAAACATCTTTATAAACtgcatataattatatatatttcttacttttcaTTAGAAGAATTATCTTTATAAACTACATTATTTCCAAAGTTTTGCTGAATGAAAATTAGGTtttatgttgtttattttacctacagagtttttatttttattgggttTTTAAATCGAGTTTCTTCTTCCTGCACACCAGTCGGGGATTTGTTGAATAGAATTGGTTCTTTAAGGATATTGATTATCAAcctttggtttaattttttcagaTCGGATAATTTCACCTGAAGAAGTTTGTTGTAATAGTGattttctttagaaattgGTTTAACTATGGTCACAGTGGAGaatacaataaataagaaagaagatcGTCTACCTAGAGAAGCAAGGGAGATTTTGCAGTCATTGGCTATCAAGTGGGGAGATGAAATTGATTCAAGTGCATTGCAAATGATCCCTTTGAAGGGAGCCATGACCAATGAGGTCTTCCAAATCAAGTGGCCGACTAAAACAGAGGATGTCTCAAGAAAGGTTTTGGTTAGGATTTATGGTGAAGGCGTGGACGTGTTTTTTAACCGAGAAGATGAGATAAAGACATTTGAATTTATGTCAAAGCACGGGCAGGGACCTCGGCTTCTAGGGCGATTTTCAAGTGGCCGAATTGAAGAGTTCATCCATGCAAGGGTATAcaggttttattttcttagtaATGATGctttcattttggttttaatcttcatcaaaataaaaatcagaTTAAAATGATGTCACAATCACAAGTAGAACAGTTGATAAAATACTTTTGAGGTATGATAAGTTTGTGAGACGGTGATCTCTtatctttattgttttgttgtatTGGAGATCCTATGTTGCTCAACAACTTCCTCCTTGATTAACGTAGGATAGCAATTTGACGAGTTTTGTGCCACGATGCTAACCTTACCCATGTTTTTAGCTCCTTTCTTCAACCTGGCTTGTTGATAATTTTTTCCTGGCAATTGGCATAGCATACTTATGCAACTTCTAACTTGTTATTGCATATCTTTTTAAGGATCCGTTTGATAATGTTATACGAAACAGCATAACATACATTTCGTTGTGTTACCTGCATAATTTGTATCAGGCTAATGGAATTTAACATGATATTAGcaccttttattttctaaaggCAGAACactgatttttcttcttatagtTCTGGTCTTGTCTTGTTCATATGTTTATCAGACACTATCAGCTGTGGATCTACGCGATTCAGAAATATCTTCCCTTATAGCTGTTAAAATGAAGGAGTTCCATGATCTCAATATTCCAGGTTCAAAGAATGTGTGTTTGTGGAATAGATTACGGTATGACACTTTATGAGCATATATTAGTTCTGTCTTTGCTCGTTATAACTCTCATGGTTCTTTTGCATGTAtgtatttattcttttgaatcTTCAGAAATTGGCTAACTGCTGCCAAAAAATGTTCCCTGCCTGAAGAAGCCAAAGCCTTTCACTTGGATTCTATGGAAGAAGAGATTTCTATATTGGAAAAGGACCTCTTGGGTGATCGTCAAAGTATAGGTTTTTGCCACAATGATCTACAGTACGGAAACATAATGCTAGATGAGGAGACGAGATCAATAACTATAATCGTAATATTCTGTTTCTACTggatttcaatttatttgctGTGGTGTGTGGAAATTAATGAAGTAGTTGAAATGACATAAACTATGACAGATTTTTTTGCTTAGATTTTGTTACATAAGGCTCGTTTTGGTTTGATGAATATTAATCCAAGATTGATTCTCTAAAGTTAATCAGTCATGAAGACATGAACATGTTACCGTTGCTTGATCCATTGCTAAGttaggtttatttatttataactattattattgttgctTGAACCCATTTACAAGTTTACTCGTTTAGGCAAGAGAATATGGATTTCAGTCACGTTActcatttgattttataatttcctATCACAGGATTATGAGTATGCAAGTTATAATCCCATAGCCTTTGACATTGCAAATCACTTCTGTGAAATGACAGCTGATTATCATACAGATACTCCTCATGTTTTGGACTACATCAAATATCCGGGTATGTTTTGTATAACTCTATCAGTATGCTTTTATGCACTTGGTCTTGATTGAAGGGCAATATTGACTTCTTTATGCTTAACAGGTTTGGAGGAGCGCAAAAGATTTGTTCAAATATATCTGAGTGCTTCAGgtaattttataacattttctaTAGAATCGAAATTAACAAGGGATAAAGTAATCAGCAGCAATATCCAGTTCTTGGTCGTAGAAATGCAAAATACTGCCCCTTCCCAAGTCCAAGTAGTTCTTGGTTTTGTTTCCTTAGAAGTTGGATCTGTTTTAATTAGTGCAACAAATGTTGGGTGTGGATATTTCAACCTCCAATCCCAATGAAAGGGTTATATTCTAATTATTGCTAAGCTAAGCTTAGGTTGGCTTTTTAGttagattttactatattattttgttaccAATTTGGATTTGACTCCAATATCGATtgcatctattttttttaagtacaataCGAGTAGGGGATTTGAACCGCAGTCCTTTTAATGCATCTGTATGCCAATTGAACCTAGTTCTATTTAGCACTATGACATCTGTTTATAGCTGTCAGATGGACTGAAGTAATTGGTACTTTATTAgttttctcattctcttcttcGCTTGTTGCCATTCCCCGCCTTAAATTTCTGGGCCCTTTCAAATTACTGGTGTCTACCATTTAAGGATTACCCAATTTGAGTGATGGAAATTAGATGTTCTCAAAGATCAAAGATGCATTTTGTATGGGCTTATATCGTTTTGAGAATTGAATGACTTGAGCTACTAGTTGATTTGGGACCTCAAATTATGTTCACACATATGCAGGTCATCAACCCAACGATGCTGAGGTGGAGCAATTAGTCCAAGATGTTGAGAAGTATACTCTTGCTAGCCATCTTGTCTGGGGCCTCTGGGGAATAATATCGGTAATTTTGTTCTCCAGACATGTCTCACTATGGTTATTAGCCTTAATCACACtatcttttcaaaatgttatggCCGTTTTATTTTGTGCTAACTGCTAAGTAAGTATTTCTGTTTCCTAATATGTAACATATTTGCATATTTGTGATGTTATTTTTCGCATGTATTGCAACAAGATACACCAAATATTTGCATTCATGTTCGATACATATATTTTGCTTCTAACTAAACTCCTGAACATCCTTATATCATTGATTCATACATGTTCTCTGCAGGAGCATGTGAACGATATTGACTTTGATTACATCGAATATGCGAGGCAGAGGTTTGAACAGTATTGGTCCAGGAAACCTGATCTTCTGGGTCAAGAGAAAGTGACTCGTGTATAGTTGGTGAGTTTTTGTTTCCATGTGAAAATCAATAGGAACGTTCGTTTTTGGTTTTGAGGATTCCATGTAATGTAAGGTATTATGATTCCTTTATTGACTTTCTGACGAACTTTTGTATTTGACATCCCTTGTTGAGGGTCGCTCCATATGAATAATGCTGTGTAAAAGTAAATGAACAGATAAATTTTCTATCATACCAACAAACTGAGTCACGATGTTAATAAATCCAATCCTATTAATATGTAATATGTTTCATTGCACTTAAGTTGTATCTTGCCTTTCATTCGAGTAATGATGTTTTTCTATTAAGACGTGTAGATGTGGGGAtttgaaccaaaatttatttttttggactTCAATTTGGATGTCATCCTAGAATGTAATGCACAGTTTATTTTCTAGTTTTAAAGGACATTATGGAAAAAATTGAGCTTATTGTGGTGATTAATTACTTAGACCAGTTGATGACCATTTGGACCTTTTTCTTTgtaacaaatttgttttagaaaattgagaaTAGATGCTATTTCCACTTACTTTTTTTCCGTTTGTTATCATATCTATATTTTATCTACAAATTTAGGAGGGCTGACTAGGGATACAACATTTtactctaaattaattaaggatagAGCAAAAGTTTAGACAAATTGCAAACATGACAAATCTTAAGTACGACATGTGCTAGGAATATAACATTTtactctaaattaattaaggatatagcaaaagtttaaacaaattgcaaatatgacaaattttAAGTAAACACAAGGTTAAAGACCAAAATGTCCCTACCACTGcgtattttgatttcaaaacaaactttCTACGATTTTTTCATCAGTTTTCCTTCCATCTTCAACGTTTTTTTCGATTTCTCCACTTCATCATCTACAAACTTGGTTGCTTTTCGTTTGAAATCATAAGTTATTTTCGTTTTTCGatatctttgtttttcatttggttGTAATCTTTctgaaataaattttctttctttctctatttctttgaaatcgatttcttcattttctgtttgattatgcgttgtttgttttttaatttgtgtgtTGTTACTTAGGGTTAAGGTCTATAAGTGATGTttatatcactgatagacttgacggatgtttagtttgtttgcGTTGGGATGTTAGTAGATGATTTAGTTTAATGTACATTTTTATGTGATGTTCAGTGATATGTTTCTATCTTTGATAGACTTGGAGgatgtttagtttgtttgcaTTAGAATGTTAGTGGATACTTTAGTTTAATGTACATTTTTTATGTAGTTGTTTCTATCAACTTGAAGAATGCTTAACACTTTTTGTGTTGAATTGTTAGTAgatgttttaattaatgtgtAGTTTTATGTGATGTTACTTAgtgtctatcagtgatatatTTCATCTTGATAGACTTGGAGGACGCTTAACTTGTAATTTGCGTTTGGATGTTAGTAGAGACTTTAGTTTGATGTGCATTTTTTATGTGATGTTGCTTAGAGTCTATCAATTATATgtttctatcactgatagatttGAGATTTGGAAGATGTTTAACTTATTTGCATTGGGATGTTAGTAGATGCTTTAGTTCAATGTGCATTTTCTATATGTTGTTGCTTATGATCTATCCGTGATATGTTACTATTACTAATAGACTTGATAGACTTACTTTAGTTTAATGCACATTTTTTAGGTGATGTTGCTTAAAGGTCGCCTGTCAGTGATTTGTTTCTATCACTTATAGACTTAGAGGATGTTTAGCTTGCTTGCAATGAGATGTTAGTAgatactttaatttaaatgtattttttttttttatctattgtTGCTTAgggtctatcagtgatatatTTCAATCGTCAATTAGACTTGGAAGATGTTTAGCTTGTTTGACTTAGAAAGTTAGTAGAAACTCTAGTTTAATGTGTATTTTGTGTGGGATGTTGctatggtctatcagtgatatgtttgtatcaatgatagacttgatggatgtttattttgtttgcatTGGAATGTTAGTAGATAATTTAGTTCTATTAGTGATATGTTTTCATGAACTTGAAAGATATTTAATATGTTTGTGTTGGGATTGTTATTAGATGTTTTAGTTTAAtgccaatttttttatttgttgttgcTTATTAAGGGTTTATTGGTGATATAT encodes:
- the LOC101215524 gene encoding probable choline kinase 2 isoform X2 encodes the protein MVTVENTINKKEDRLPREAREILQSLAIKWGDEIDSSALQMIPLKGAMTNEVFQIKWPTKTEDVSRKVLVRIYGEGVDVFFNREDEIKTFEFMSKHGQGPRLLGRFSSGRIEEFIHARTLSAVDLRDSEISSLIAVKMKEFHDLNIPGSKNVCLWNRLRNWLTAAKKCSLPEEAKAFHLDSMEEEISILEKDLLGDRQSIGFCHNDLQYGNIMLDEETRSITIIDYEYASYNPIAFDIANHFCEMTADYHTDTPHVLDYIKYPGLEERKRFVQIYLSASGHQPNDAEVEQLVQDVEKYTLASHLVWGLWGIISVILFSRHVSLWLLALITLSFQNVMAVLFCANC
- the LOC101215524 gene encoding probable choline kinase 2 isoform X1 — protein: MVTVENTINKKEDRLPREAREILQSLAIKWGDEIDSSALQMIPLKGAMTNEVFQIKWPTKTEDVSRKVLVRIYGEGVDVFFNREDEIKTFEFMSKHGQGPRLLGRFSSGRIEEFIHARTLSAVDLRDSEISSLIAVKMKEFHDLNIPGSKNVCLWNRLRNWLTAAKKCSLPEEAKAFHLDSMEEEISILEKDLLGDRQSIGFCHNDLQYGNIMLDEETRSITIIDYEYASYNPIAFDIANHFCEMTADYHTDTPHVLDYIKYPGLEERKRFVQIYLSASGHQPNDAEVEQLVQDVEKYTLASHLVWGLWGIISEHVNDIDFDYIEYARQRFEQYWSRKPDLLGQEKVTRV